From Hominilimicola fabiformis, one genomic window encodes:
- a CDS encoding Gfo/Idh/MocA family protein: MNKLNWAVLGTGVVANQMAQAMQDVGRKLYAVGNRTHSKAVDFANKYGIEKVYDDMNDMFYDDNVDVIYITSPHNTHIDFIMKALENGKHILCEKSITLNSIELEKALKKADGKNLVLAEAMTIYHMPLYKKLMKLVADGEIGDVSMIQANFGSYKDYDMKNRFFNMNLAGGAMLDIGVYAISLARCFLKSKPDNVISTVKFAPSGVDEMSGIVMTNKEGQMTVISLSLHTKQPKRCVICGDKGYIEIMEYPRACKATIVCTETGERKEICEGETERALQYEMEDMEEEISKRSGCMLREYTKDVMEIMTDIRNEWGLKYPEEQ; this comes from the coding sequence ATGAATAAATTAAATTGGGCGGTACTTGGTACGGGAGTTGTGGCAAATCAGATGGCGCAGGCAATGCAAGATGTTGGACGCAAACTTTATGCCGTAGGTAACAGAACGCACAGCAAAGCCGTTGATTTTGCAAACAAGTACGGAATTGAAAAGGTGTATGATGATATGAACGATATGTTTTATGACGACAATGTGGACGTTATTTATATAACGTCACCTCATAACACGCATATTGATTTTATTATGAAAGCACTTGAAAACGGAAAGCATATTTTGTGTGAAAAGTCGATAACATTAAACAGCATTGAATTGGAAAAGGCTTTAAAAAAGGCTGACGGGAAAAATCTTGTACTTGCCGAGGCAATGACGATTTATCATATGCCGCTATACAAAAAACTTATGAAACTTGTTGCGGACGGTGAAATCGGTGACGTGAGTATGATACAGGCGAATTTCGGAAGTTACAAGGACTATGATATGAAAAACAGATTTTTCAATATGAATTTGGCAGGCGGAGCAATGCTTGATATTGGTGTTTATGCAATTTCGCTTGCAAGATGTTTTTTGAAGTCAAAGCCTGACAATGTAATTTCAACGGTAAAATTTGCACCGAGCGGTGTTGATGAAATGTCGGGAATTGTTATGACGAACAAAGAGGGACAAATGACTGTTATTTCATTGTCGCTTCACACAAAACAACCGAAAAGATGTGTTATATGCGGTGATAAGGGATATATCGAGATTATGGAATATCCGAGAGCGTGTAAGGCGACGATTGTCTGCACCGAAACAGGCGAGCGAAAAGAAATCTGTGAGGGTGAAACCGAAAGAGCGTTGCAGTATGAAATGGAGGATATGGAGGAGGAGATTTCAAAGCG